The Cucumis melo cultivar AY chromosome 6, USDA_Cmelo_AY_1.0, whole genome shotgun sequence genome includes a region encoding these proteins:
- the LOC103483370 gene encoding pectinesterase 2 gives MARHSIVFLVVLVVLIFPWDVLCYSEKEIKNWCSQTPYPAPCEEFLKTKASTKKSTPITTKSHFFEILVETALERAVSAHKNALSLGPKCRNSKEKTAWTDCVDLYDEIITRLNRTSDRCTPADAQTWLSAALTALETCRTGFDELGLSAFGYPLTANNVSKLISDGLSVNKPASPEGYEPTTIMDDGFPTWVRPGDRKLLQSGSPKANVVVAQDGSGNFKTVKEAVAAAKGGGRFVIYVKSGVYNENLDIKAKNVMMVGDGIGKTIITGSRSVGGGSTTFRSATVAVDGDGFIARDITFRNTAGAKNHQAVALRSGSDLSVFYRCGFEGYQDTLYVYAERQFYKQCDIYGTVDFIFGNAAVVLQDCNIIARDPPNKTITVTAQGRSDPNQNTGISIHNCRITSAGGLSGVKAYLGRPWRQYSRTVVMKSSIGGFISPAGWMPWSGNFALNTLYYGEYMNTGPGASTANRVNWKGYRVITSAAEASKFTVGNFIAGGSWLPSTGVPFTSGL, from the exons ATGGCAAGACATTCGATCGTGTTTCTTGTAGTTCTTGTTGTTCTTATTTTTCCGTGGGATGTTTTATGTTATTCagagaaagaaataaagaatTGGTGTAGCCAAACACCATATCCAGCTCCATGTGAAGAATTTCTCAAAACCAAAGCCTCAACAAAGAAAAGCACCCCAATAACCACAAAATCCCATTTCTTTGAAATCTTAGTCGAAACGGCACTAGAGCGTGCCGTTTCGGCCCATAAAAATGCTCTTTCTCTCGGCCCAAAATGCCGAAATTCCAAAGAAAAAACTGCATGGACCGATTGCGTTGACCTCTACGACGAAATCATAACCCGACTCAACCGGACCTCCGACCGCTGCACCCCAGCCGACGCTCAAACCTGGCTCAGCGCCGCTCTCACCGCCCTCGAAACCTGCCGGACCGGGTTCGACGAACTCGGGCTTTCGGCTTTCGGCTACCCATTGACGGCTAATAATGTTTCGAAGTTGATTAGTGATGGGTTGTCGGTGAATAAACCCGCGTCACCGGAGGGGTATGAGCCGACGACCATCATGGATGATGGGTTTCCGACGTGGGTTAGGCCCGGTGACAGGAAATTGCTGCAATCTGGGTCTCCGAAGGCGAACGTAGTGGTGGCGCAAGATGGGTCGGGGAATTTTAAGACGGTGAAGGAAGCTGTCGCCGCCGCAAAGGGCGGTGGGAGATTTGTGATATATGTAAAGTCGGGGGTTTATAATGAGAATTTGGATATTAAGGCTAAGAATGTTATGATGGTCGGCGACGGTATCGGAAAAACTATCATTACCGGCAGTAGAAGTGTCGGCGGAGGTTCCACCACGTTCAGATCCGCCACCGTTG CCGTTGATGGAGAcggattcatcgccagagacaTAACTTTCAGAAACACCGCCGGAGCAAAGAACCACCAAGCGGTGGCGCTCCGATCAGGTTCAGATCTCTCAGTCTTCTACCGTTGCGGCTTCGAAGGGTATCAAGACACTCTCTACGTTTACGCCGAACGCCAATTCTACAAACAATGCGACATTTACGGCACCGTCGATTTCATCTTCGGCAATGCCGCCGTCGTACTCCAAGATTGCAACATCATCGCCCGTGATCCTCCGAACAAAACCATCACCGTCACCGCCCAAGGCCGTTCCGATCCGAATCAGAACACCGGAATCTCCATCCACAATTGCCGAATCACATCCGCCGGCGGCCTCAGCGGCGTCAAGGCCTATTTAGGCCGCCCATGGAGGCAATATTCCCGGACGGTTGTTATGAAATCCTCGATCGGAGGATTCATAAGTCCGGCCGGGTGGATGCCGTGGAGCGGTAATTTTGCCCTAAACACGCTGTATTACGGTGAGTATATGAATACGGGGCCGGGAGCGTCGACGGCGAATCGGGTGAACTGGAAGGGTTATCGTGTGATTACCAGTGCGGCGGAGGCTTCGAAGTTCACCGTCGGAAATTTCATCGCCGGTGGATCTTGGTTGCCGAGTACGGGTGTGCCTTTCACTTCCGGTCTCTGA